GGTGGTTGGCCTTGAGATCATCGAAATCGGCGATGCCATCGGCCTTGCCGAGATCGACAAGGTCGGCCTGGCCGCGTACGCCGAAGTCAAAGACGACATCCTTGCCGGTCGAGAAGTGGAACGTGTCCGCCCCGGCGCCGCCCAGCATGTGGTCGTCGCCCTCGCCGCCATCAAGCGCATCCTTGCCCCGACCACCGATGAGGAGGTCGTTTCCGGCGCCACCGTCGAGCATATCCTTGCCGCGGCCGCCAAGCAGCACGTCGTCGCCGTCACCGCCCGAAAGCTTGTCCATGCCACGGCCGCCGATCAGGATGTCCTGACCACCGTCGCCCCAGAAGATGTCCATGCCACGGCCACCAATCATGATGTCGTTGCCACCTTTGCCATGTGCCGCGCCACCGGTATCGTCCGTAAAGATCAGATCAGATCCGTCGCTGCCTTCGCAGGCATTTTCCGGCTCTGGTTCGGGTTTCGGCTCGGGTTCGGGTTTCGGCTCGGGTTCGGGCTTCGGCTCGGGTTCGGGTTTCGGCTCGGGTTCGGGTTTCGGCTCGGGTTCGGGCTTCGGCTCGGGTTCGGGCTTCGGCTCGGGTTCGGGCTTCGGTTCGGGTTCGGGCTTCGGCTCGGGTTCGGGTTTCGGCTCGGGTTCGGGCTTCGGCTCGGGTTCGGGCTTCGGCTCGGGTTCGGGCTTCGGCTCGGGTTCGGGCTTCGGCTCGGGTTCGGGCTTCGGCTCTGGTTCGGGTTTCGGCTCGGGTTCAGGCTTCGGCTCGGGTTCAGGCTTCGGCTCGGGTTCGGGCGTCGGCGCACCGGTATCCAGTTCCACCTCGGCGGCGGTGCGGGCAAAGTTCTGGGTCACCATCACGGCGTCATAGCCTTCGAAATTACCGCGCTCGATGCCGATCCCCACCAGGGTCACATCGGGATTGAGGATATTGGCCCTGTGACCTGGGCTGTTCATCAGCGATTCATGCAGGTTCTTCACATCGTCCGACAGGCCGGGCGCGCCGCGCTCGCTTTGCCAGGCGATGTTCTCGGCCCAGATCGAGTTGCCCTCGAACTTGAACCCGGTCTTTTCGATCCGGTCTCCCGGCGAACTGCCATTGACGCCGGTATGCGAGAACACATCGCGTTCCAGCATCCACTTGCTGTGATCCTCGGAGGCATCGTTGAGCTTGAGTTCGAGCGTGACCGGGTTCAGCCCCCGCGAGGTCCGCTCGTTATTGATAAGCTCCAGCATTTCTCTTTCGAGAGTACTTGCCTGTGACATGGTCAAAAGTCCTGTTGCTGTGTCGAGTGGCCACGTCTTGGCGCAGGACGGGACGCCGGCATAGACGGGGGCGCGCCAAGGGGGGATTCGCGGCGCCGCCTTGCCGGATGAGGCCGGGGCACTGGGCGGGAAGGCGCACGGCCAACCCCCCGTTTCAGCCTCCGGCGGAGCGCCGCGCGCGGCCAACCCGACTTTTGGCAGAAAACCGGTCGTTGGTGACCGCGCCGGGCCGGTTCGCGACCCCTCTGTCGCCCCCCGACAAGACCGGCGATTCGATCCGGGGCGAAATGGAGAGGCGCCAAGGGAAAGATACGATGACCGCTGCCGATCCGAATCTCTCCGCCGGGGCGGATCAGCCCGAGGGCGCGACCACGCTGACCGGCATCCTGTTCCTGCTGCTCGCGACCACCATCTTTCCGATTCAGGATGTGATCATCAAAAGCCTGAGCAGCGAATTCGCGGTGCATCAGATCGTGTTCTGGCGCTCGGTCTTCGCCCTTCCGATCGCTGCTGCGATGGCGCTATACGAAGGCTCGCTCTGGCCGTGGAAGATCGGCTCGTGGCCATTGCAGTTGACACGTGCGGTGGCGGCCTTCTCGTCCTATCTGGTCTATTACATGGCGCTGGCCGCCATCGGGCTGGCCGAAACCGCCGCCATCACCTTCTCCACCCCGATTTTCGTCACCCTGCTGGCGGCGGTATTTCTGGGCGAGAAGATCGGCCTCTGGCGCTGGCTGGCGGTGTTTCTCGGCATGGCCGGGGTGCTGGTGATCGTCCAGCCGGGCGCGTCGGTGTTCGAACCGGCGGCGCTGCTGGCACTGGCGGCGGCGCTGTTCTACGCGATCTCGATCATCGCCACGCGGCGACTGGGCAACCGCACCAATGGCGGCACCATGACGCTGGTGACCTTGCTGGTCTACATCGTCGGAGGCACTGTGCTGGGACTGGTGTTCTCGGGGCTCGAAACCGCCTCGCCGCACCCGAGTCTTGCGTTTCTCTATCGCGACTGGATCGCGCCCGCGCCGATGGACTGGCTGGCGCTGGCGGCGCTGGGGGTGACCTCGGGCATCGGCTTCTTCGCGCTCAGCCAGGCCTATCGCATGGCCGAGGCCAGCGTGGTGACTCCGTTCGAATACACCTATCTGCCCTGGGCGGTGCTATGGGGTTATCTGGTGTTCGGGGTGCTGCCGGTGATGTCCACCTGGATCGGGCTGACGCTGATCGTCGGCTCGGGCCTGTTGATCCTGTTCCGCGAGACCATGCGCGGCCGCCGAATCGTCCGCCGCCGCGGTCTGGGTGTCATGCGGCAGAGATAGGCCGGGCCAGAGATCCTCCCCCTAGAAACGACAAACCCCCGGGGCCGGGCCGCGGGGGTCGTCAAATAGTGTCATCCAAAGCCGGACGAGAGCGAATGCCTTAGAGCATGCCTTCGCGCTGTGCTTTCTTGCGTGCCAGCTTGCGGGCACGGCGGATCGCTTCAGCTTTCTCGCGCGCTTTTTTCTCGGACGGTTTCTCGAAATGTTGCTTCAGCTTCATTTCACGGAAAACGCCTTCGCGCTGCAGCTTCTTCTTCAGGGCACGAAGCGCCTGATCGACGTTGTTGTCGCGAACACTAACCTGCATGTGGTTTTCACCACCTTTCTAAGTTGAGTTGCAAGGATTTGCAGGAGCCCGCCGTATAGCAAAGCGGGACCAAGTTGTCTAGATAGGGATCAGAACAAGGAGATCGCCCATGTCCCCGACCTATGAAGAGGCCCGAAATCACCTGCTGGATGCGGCGCTGACCCATGTCGCCTTCGATGGCTGGACCGAGGAGACCTTTCGTGCCGCGGCTGCCGAGACTGGTCTGGACATGGATTTCGCCCGCGCCATCTGTCCGCGCGGGGCGGTCGATCTGGCGCTGACCTATCATGCGCGCGGCGACGCGGCGATGGTGGAGCGGCTGGCTGCCGCCGAGCTGTCGGAGCTGCGCTTTCGCGACCGAATCGCCGCGGCGGTGCGGTTCCGGCTGGAAGCGGTCGAGGACAAGGAGGCGGTGCGCCGTGGGGTGACGCTGTTTGCCCTGCCGGCTCATGCGGGCGAGGGGGCAAAAGCGATCTGGCAGACCTGCGACGTGATCTGGTCTGCGCTGGGCGATAGCTCGGAGGACGTGAACTGGTACACCAAGCGGGCGACGCTGTCGGCGGTCTATTCGGCAACCGTGCTCTATTGGCTGGGGGACGAGACCCCCGGGCACGAGGCGACCTGGGAATTCCTAGATCGGCGCATCGACAACGTGATGCAGTTCGAGAAGTTCAAGGCGGATGTGCAGAAGAACCCGCTGCTGAAACCTTTGCTGGCGGGCCCCAACTGGCTGTTCGCCCAGATGCGGGCGCCCCGGGATAAGGGCGATCTGCCCGGCTCGCTGGGCTGACGCGCGAAGAAAGCCCGCAAGGGCTTGATGAGCGCCCCAGAGCCACAATTGCAAAAACACACTTACAGGAGGTTCCATGTCCCAGCAGATGCGCGCGGTTGAAATCAGCAGGCCCGGCGGACCCGAGGTCTTGCAGCTGACCCAGCGCCCGCGGCCCGAACCGGGCCATGGCCAGGTGTTGATCAAGGTCGCCTATGCCGGCGTGAACCGGCCCGATGCATTGCAGCGGGCCGGGGCCTATGATCCGCCACCCGGCGCCAGCGACCTGCCCGGGCTGGAATGTTCGGGCGAGGTGGTCGCCGTGGGTCCCGGTGCCGAAGATGTCGCCGTGGGCGACAAGGTCTGCGCGCTGCTGCCCGGCGGTGGCTATGCCGACTATGTGGTCACGCCCGCCGCCCATTGCCTGCCGGTGCCACAAGGCATGGCCCTGCGCGAGGCGGCCTGCCTGCCCGAGACCTTCTTCACCGTCTGGTCCAATGTGTTTACCCGTGGCGGGCTCAAGGCGGGCGAGCGGTTTCTGGTGCATGGCGGGTCCAGCGGGATCGGCACCACCGCGATCCAGCTGGCGCATGCCTTTGGCGCACGGGTCTTTGCCACGGCCGGATCGGATGACAAATGCCGCGCCTGCCTTGACCTGGGCGCCGAGCGGGCGATCAACTATCGGGACGAGGATTTCGTCAAGGTGATGCGGTCCGAGGGTGGCGCCGACCTGATCCTCGACATGGTGGGCGGCGATTACATCCCGCGTAACGTCAAGGCGCTGGCCGAAGACGGGCGGTTGGTGCAGATCGCGTTCCTGCAAGGCCCCGTGGTCGAGCTGAACTTTGCCCTGATGATGGTCAAGCGGCTGACCCTGACCGGCAGCACCCTGCGCCCGCAAAGCGACCTGGCCAAGGCCGATATCGCGCGCGACCTGCGCGAGGCGGTCTGGCCGCTGCTCGACGCGGGGCGGATCGCACCGGTGATGGACAGCGAGTTCGATCTGGGCGACGCCGCTGCCGCCCATGCACGGATGGAAAGCTCGGGCCATATCGGCAAGATCGTTCTCAAGGTCGGCTGAGTCGGTCGGAAAACCCGCCCGCCCGGCTTGTCCCGGCGGGCGCGCCTGCTAGGGTTATCCCAAACGAGGGAGGACCCAGATGAGCGAGACTGCAAGAACCGTGGTGATCGAGGGGTTTGGCGGCCCCGAAGTGCTGCAACTGCGCGATCTGCCGGTGGGCGAGCCGGGGCCTGGAGAGCTGCGCATCCGGCATCAGGCCTGCGGGCTGAACTTCATCGACGTCTATCAGCGGACCGGGCTCTATCCCCTGGCGCTGCCTCACGCGCTGGGGATGGAGGCGGCCGGCATCGTCGAGGCGGTGGGCGAGGGGGTCACCCATCTGAAACCGGGCGACCGGGCCGCTTATGCCGCCACCCCTCCGGGTGCCTATGCCCAAGCGCGCGTCATGCCCGCAGCACAGGTCTGCCCGCTGCCTGACGAGATCTCCTTTGATCAGGCGGCCGCGATGATGCTCAAGGGGTTGACGGTCGATTACCTGTTCCATCGCACCACGCCTTTGTCACGGGGCGATACCGTGCTGTTCCATGCGGCGGCGGGCGGGGTTGGCCTGATCGCCTGCCAATGGGCCAAAGCCGAGGGGATCACGCTGATCGGCACCGCCGGCAGCGACGAGAAATGCGCGCTGGCCAAGGCGCATGGCGCCACCCATGTCATCAATTACCGGACCGAGAATTTCACTGATCGGGTGCGCGAGCTGACAGATGGCAAGGGCGTCGACGTGGTGATGGATTCGATCGGGGCAGACACGTTCGAAGGCTCGCTCGACTGCCTGAAACCGCTGGGCATGATGATTTCCTTCGGCAATGCCTCGGGGCCGGTGCCGCCGGTCAATATCGGCATGCTCGGGCAAAAGGGCAGTCTGAAACTCACCCGCCCGACCCTGTTCACCCATATTTCCGATCATGCCGCCTGTCAGGCGATGGCGCGGCGGCTGTTTGGCAAGGTGACCGGGGGTGAGGTCAAGATTCGCATCGACCAGCGTTTCCCGCTCGATCAAGTGGCCGATGCCCATCGCGCGCTTGAGGCGCGCCAGACCACCGGCAGCACCATTCTGGAACTGTAGGCCACACGCGATAATCCTTGCGCCGCCCCATCGGGCGGGGCAAGGAAGTGGGATGGATCAGCTTGACCGTCAGATCGTCGCGGCGCTGCAACACAATGCGCGCGAGTCGACCACCAAGATCGCCGCGCGCCTGGGCGTGGCCCGCACCACCGTGCATGAACGCATCACCCGGATGGAGTCGCGCGGCGTGATCGCGGGCTATTCCGTGGTGCTGCGCGAGCCGCAGGATGAGAGCAAGGTTCAGGTCGTCGTGCTGCTGGAAGTGCAGCAGAAAGAGACCACGCGCATCGTCAAGCGGCTCGAAGCCTATCCCGAGATCAAGCTCTGCCTGTCGATCAACGGCGAATACGACCTGCTGCTGTCGGCCGAGGCGCCCCGGATCGAGGATCTGGATATTCTGGTCGACGAAGTTGGGGCTATTCCCGGCATCCTGCGCACCAATACATTTGTGGTGTTCGGGCGCCGGATCGACCGAACCTGACATAATGACAAGAATGCCGTCACAATAGCGGATATCCGAGTCGTTTCGACACTCTGCTCCCTACAGATCGAACAGCCGCCACGCCATCCTGAGATCAGTATCAAGGAGACGTGCCATGCGCTGGAACATTTGTGTCGTCGGGGCCGGGAAGATCGGTCAGATGATCGCCGCTTTGCTCAAGACTTCATCCAACTACTCGGTCACCGTGGCCGATCACGATCTGGCCGCGCTGGCGGTGCTGAACCGGATGGGTGTTGCCACCAAGCAGGTGGATGCCAAGGACGAAGCCGGGTTGGCCAAGGCGCTGGGCGGGTTCGATGCGGTGATTTCGGCCGCGCCCTTCTTTCTGACTCCGATCATCGCCAAGGCGGCCAAGGCCGCGGGCGCCCACTATTTTGACCTGACCGAGGATGTGGCCGCCACAAATGCGGTGCGCGCACTGGCCGAAGACAGCCAGACCGCCTTCATGCCGCAATGCGGTTTGGCACCGGGCTTTGTCGGTATCGCAGGGGCGGCGCTGGCGGCTGAGTTCGACGAGATCGACAGCCTGCATATGCGGGTGGGGGCGCTGCCGCTCTATCCGACCAATGCGCTGAAATACAACCTGACCTGGTCCACCGACGGGCTGATCAACGAGTATTGCAACCCCTGCGACGCCATCGTGAATGGAGAGCGGGTCAAGACCGCGCCGCTGGAGGATTACGAGATCCTCGGCCATGACGGGGTTGAATACGAATGCTTCAACACCTCGGGCGGGTTGGGCACGCTGCCCGAGACGCTGGATGGCAAGGCGCGCTCGGTCTCGTACCGCTCGATCCGCTATCCGGGGCACCGCGATATCCTGCGCCTGCTGCTGAACGATCTGGGGCTGGAGCGTCGCCGCGACCTGCTCAAGGACATTTTCGAAACTGCGCTGCCGCGCACCGATCAGGACGTGGTGCTGGTCTATTGCACCGCCAAAGGGCGGATCGGTGGCCAGCTGCGTGAAAAGAGCCTGATCAACAAGTCCTATTCCCGCGTCATCGACGGCCAGGTCTGGAGCGCGATCCAGGTCACCACCGCCGCCGGTGTGCTGGGCGTGGTCGACCTGATGCGTGCCGGAACGCTGCCCGCCAAGGGGTTCGTCCGGCAAGAGCAGGTCAAGTTCGCCGATTTCCTCGAAACCGAATTCGGCCGCCTTTATCGGGCGGGCGATCTGACCGCCCAAAACAAGGCCGCTTGAGACATGAAAGATATCGTCATGACCGCTGAAACCGTGATGCAGCAACTGGGCCTGGGCGCCGCCGACCTGACCGGGGGCAGCATCCGCGTCACCTCTCCGATTGATGGCCGGGTGCTGGGCGAAGTGCACGAAACGCCGTTGTCCGAAATGGCTGCCGTGCTGGATCGTGCCAAATCGGCCTTCAAGATCTGGCGCAGCGTGCCTGCACCGCGCCGGGGCGAGTTGATCCGCCTGCTGGGCGAAGAGCTGCGCGCCTCGAAAGAGGCGCTGGGCGCGCTGGTCAGCTGGGAGGCGGGCAAGATCACCTCGGAAGGGCTGGGCGAAGTACAGGAGATGATCGACATCTGCGATTTCGCCGTCGGCCTGTCGCGGCAGCTTTACGGCCTGACCATCGCATCCGAGCGTCCGGGACACCGGATGATGGAAACCTGGCATCCGGCCGGGCCGGTCGGCGTGATCTCGGCCTTCAACTTTCCCGTGGCGGTCTGGTCCTGGAACGCAGCACTGGCGATTGTCTGCGGCGATCCGGTGATCTGGAAACCGTCGGAAAAGACGCCGCTTACCGCATTGGCCTGTCAGAAGATCTTTGAGCGCGCGCTGGCCCGGTTTGGAGACGCACCGGACGGGCTGTTGCAGACCCTGATCGGCGGGGCCGATCTGGGCCGCACACTGGTCGAGAGCGAGGATGTGCCGATCATTTCTGCCACCGGCTCTACCCGCATGGGGCGCGCTGTGGCGCCGATCGTGGCGGCACGGTTCGGCAAATGCATCCTGGAGCTGGGCGGCAACAACGCCATGATCGTCGGCCCCTCGGCCGATCTGGAAATGGCGGTTCGCGCCATCGTGTTTTCGGCGGTGGGAACGGCCGGGCAGCGCTGCACCACGCTGCGCCGTCTGATCGCCCATAACTCGATCAAGGACGAGTTGGTCGCGCGCCTGAAGAAGGCCTATGCCGGTCTGCCCATCGGGAATCCGCTGGCCGAGGGTACGCTGATCGGGCCGCTGGTGGACGAGGCCTCGGGCAACGCCATGACCGACGCGCTGAAATCGGCCAAGGCCGAGGGCGGCATGGTCTTTGGTGGCGCCCGCGTAAGCGAGGGCGTGCCGGCGGGTGGCGTTTACATGCAGCCCGCGATTGTCGAGATGCCCGCGCAGAGTGCCACGGTGAAGACCGAGACCTTTGCGCCGATCCTCTACGTGATGGGCTATGACAGTTTCGAAGAGGCGGTTCATATCCAGAACGACGTGCCGCAGGGCCTCAGCTCTTGTGTGTTCACGCTGAACATGCGCGAGGCCGAACAGTTCCTGTCGGCGTCCGGCTCGGATTGCGGGATA
The window above is part of the Ruegeria pomeroyi DSS-3 genome. Proteins encoded here:
- a CDS encoding CAP domain-containing protein encodes the protein MLELINNERTSRGLNPVTLELKLNDASEDHSKWMLERDVFSHTGVNGSSPGDRIEKTGFKFEGNSIWAENIAWQSERGAPGLSDDVKNLHESLMNSPGHRANILNPDVTLVGIGIERGNFEGYDAVMVTQNFARTAAEVELDTGAPTPEPEPKPEPEPKPEPEPKPEPEPKPEPEPKPEPEPKPEPEPKPEPEPKPEPEPKPEPEPKPEPEPKPEPEPKPEPEPKPEPEPKPEPEPKPEPEPKPEPEPKPEPEPKPEPEPENACEGSDGSDLIFTDDTGGAAHGKGGNDIMIGGRGMDIFWGDGGQDILIGGRGMDKLSGGDGDDVLLGGRGKDMLDGGAGNDLLIGGRGKDALDGGEGDDHMLGGAGADTFHFSTGKDVVFDFGVRGQADLVDLGKADGIADFDDLKANHLSEVDGDAVITDAAGNSLTLLGVQMDMLDAQDFLF
- a CDS encoding DMT family transporter, producing MTAADPNLSAGADQPEGATTLTGILFLLLATTIFPIQDVIIKSLSSEFAVHQIVFWRSVFALPIAAAMALYEGSLWPWKIGSWPLQLTRAVAAFSSYLVYYMALAAIGLAETAAITFSTPIFVTLLAAVFLGEKIGLWRWLAVFLGMAGVLVIVQPGASVFEPAALLALAAALFYAISIIATRRLGNRTNGGTMTLVTLLVYIVGGTVLGLVFSGLETASPHPSLAFLYRDWIAPAPMDWLALAALGVTSGIGFFALSQAYRMAEASVVTPFEYTYLPWAVLWGYLVFGVLPVMSTWIGLTLIVGSGLLILFRETMRGRRIVRRRGLGVMRQR
- the rpsU gene encoding 30S ribosomal protein S21; the protein is MQVSVRDNNVDQALRALKKKLQREGVFREMKLKQHFEKPSEKKAREKAEAIRRARKLARKKAQREGML
- a CDS encoding COQ9 family protein yields the protein MSPTYEEARNHLLDAALTHVAFDGWTEETFRAAAAETGLDMDFARAICPRGAVDLALTYHARGDAAMVERLAAAELSELRFRDRIAAAVRFRLEAVEDKEAVRRGVTLFALPAHAGEGAKAIWQTCDVIWSALGDSSEDVNWYTKRATLSAVYSATVLYWLGDETPGHEATWEFLDRRIDNVMQFEKFKADVQKNPLLKPLLAGPNWLFAQMRAPRDKGDLPGSLG
- a CDS encoding NAD(P)H-quinone oxidoreductase → MSQQMRAVEISRPGGPEVLQLTQRPRPEPGHGQVLIKVAYAGVNRPDALQRAGAYDPPPGASDLPGLECSGEVVAVGPGAEDVAVGDKVCALLPGGGYADYVVTPAAHCLPVPQGMALREAACLPETFFTVWSNVFTRGGLKAGERFLVHGGSSGIGTTAIQLAHAFGARVFATAGSDDKCRACLDLGAERAINYRDEDFVKVMRSEGGADLILDMVGGDYIPRNVKALAEDGRLVQIAFLQGPVVELNFALMMVKRLTLTGSTLRPQSDLAKADIARDLREAVWPLLDAGRIAPVMDSEFDLGDAAAAHARMESSGHIGKIVLKVG
- a CDS encoding quinone oxidoreductase family protein, with the protein product MSETARTVVIEGFGGPEVLQLRDLPVGEPGPGELRIRHQACGLNFIDVYQRTGLYPLALPHALGMEAAGIVEAVGEGVTHLKPGDRAAYAATPPGAYAQARVMPAAQVCPLPDEISFDQAAAMMLKGLTVDYLFHRTTPLSRGDTVLFHAAAGGVGLIACQWAKAEGITLIGTAGSDEKCALAKAHGATHVINYRTENFTDRVRELTDGKGVDVVMDSIGADTFEGSLDCLKPLGMMISFGNASGPVPPVNIGMLGQKGSLKLTRPTLFTHISDHAACQAMARRLFGKVTGGEVKIRIDQRFPLDQVADAHRALEARQTTGSTILEL
- a CDS encoding Lrp/AsnC family transcriptional regulator, giving the protein MDQLDRQIVAALQHNARESTTKIAARLGVARTTVHERITRMESRGVIAGYSVVLREPQDESKVQVVVLLEVQQKETTRIVKRLEAYPEIKLCLSINGEYDLLLSAEAPRIEDLDILVDEVGAIPGILRTNTFVVFGRRIDRT
- a CDS encoding saccharopine dehydrogenase family protein; the protein is MRWNICVVGAGKIGQMIAALLKTSSNYSVTVADHDLAALAVLNRMGVATKQVDAKDEAGLAKALGGFDAVISAAPFFLTPIIAKAAKAAGAHYFDLTEDVAATNAVRALAEDSQTAFMPQCGLAPGFVGIAGAALAAEFDEIDSLHMRVGALPLYPTNALKYNLTWSTDGLINEYCNPCDAIVNGERVKTAPLEDYEILGHDGVEYECFNTSGGLGTLPETLDGKARSVSYRSIRYPGHRDILRLLLNDLGLERRRDLLKDIFETALPRTDQDVVLVYCTAKGRIGGQLREKSLINKSYSRVIDGQVWSAIQVTTAAGVLGVVDLMRAGTLPAKGFVRQEQVKFADFLETEFGRLYRAGDLTAQNKAA
- a CDS encoding L-piperidine-6-carboxylate dehydrogenase, producing the protein MKDIVMTAETVMQQLGLGAADLTGGSIRVTSPIDGRVLGEVHETPLSEMAAVLDRAKSAFKIWRSVPAPRRGELIRLLGEELRASKEALGALVSWEAGKITSEGLGEVQEMIDICDFAVGLSRQLYGLTIASERPGHRMMETWHPAGPVGVISAFNFPVAVWSWNAALAIVCGDPVIWKPSEKTPLTALACQKIFERALARFGDAPDGLLQTLIGGADLGRTLVESEDVPIISATGSTRMGRAVAPIVAARFGKCILELGGNNAMIVGPSADLEMAVRAIVFSAVGTAGQRCTTLRRLIAHNSIKDELVARLKKAYAGLPIGNPLAEGTLIGPLVDEASGNAMTDALKSAKAEGGMVFGGARVSEGVPAGGVYMQPAIVEMPAQSATVKTETFAPILYVMGYDSFEEAVHIQNDVPQGLSSCVFTLNMREAEQFLSASGSDCGIANVNIGPSGAEIGGAFGGEKETGGGRESGSDAWKAYMRRQTNTVNYSAELPLAQGVKFDI